From the genome of Spirosomataceae bacterium TFI 002, one region includes:
- a CDS encoding ATP-dependent Lon protease produces MKRDIDLLERLAVSGQNLENVEMIEIASPDEVMEDENELPEELSLLPLRNTVLFPGIVIPVTVTRSKAIRLVKRAYRGDRTLGIVTQLRQTKEEPTPDDLYKTGTLGNILKMIVLPDGNVTIIIQGRRRFTINTIVKETPNIIARVDYIPDVFPNPKKKETKALIQSLKEVSLNILNLNPEIPRDAQVAISNIESPSFLTHFLSSNLSISLPEKQLLLETLDGNEQAHKLLEHMLKEVQVLEIKKDIQSKASSDIDDQQREYYLRQQIKVLQEELGTESPDQEVEKLRMKGAKKKWSKEVNEHFNKELNKIMRMNSMAPEYGVSIGYSELLVELPWNEFSKDNFDLKRAKKVLDSDHFGLTKVKERIIEYLAVLKLRKDMNAPILCLYGPPGVGKTSLGKSIAKALGREYRRIALGGIHDEAEIRGHRKTYIGAMPGKIIQNIQKAKSSNPVFVLDEIDKISRDMRGDPSSALLEVLDPEQNFAFKDNYLEVEYDLSKVLFVATANSLDTIQSALRDRMEIIEISGYTVEEKYEIAKRHLLPKQMKEHGLTKSALKLSKAAIVRLIEGYTRESGVRALEQKIGSVVRKIAKSIAMEEEYNPNIDEAAVEKLLGIAVFDKDLYEGNDMAGVVTGLAWTPVGGDILFIESNVSKGKGTLTLSGQLGDVMKESAMTALSYLKSNSEDLGIDYRTFQNYDLHIHVPQGAVPKDGPSAGITMLTSMASIFTQRKIKQNLAMTGEITLRGKVLPVGGIKEKILAAKRAGIKDIIMCYRNEKDVIEIGEEYTKGLTFHFVNFVEEVLEIALLNEKVAKPVNFTFETKTEK; encoded by the coding sequence ATGAAAAGAGATATAGATCTTCTAGAACGTCTTGCAGTTTCGGGCCAAAACCTTGAGAATGTAGAGATGATCGAAATTGCCTCACCAGACGAGGTAATGGAAGACGAAAATGAACTTCCTGAGGAGCTTTCATTGCTCCCTTTACGTAATACAGTTTTATTCCCTGGAATTGTTATCCCAGTTACAGTAACTAGGTCTAAAGCAATTAGGCTAGTAAAAAGGGCATACAGAGGAGATAGAACACTTGGAATTGTTACTCAGTTAAGGCAAACTAAAGAAGAACCAACTCCAGATGACCTTTACAAAACTGGAACATTAGGGAATATTTTAAAAATGATTGTATTGCCAGATGGCAACGTTACAATCATCATACAGGGGCGTAGAAGGTTTACTATTAACACAATAGTAAAAGAAACTCCTAACATAATTGCCAGAGTAGATTATATCCCTGACGTTTTTCCAAATCCAAAAAAGAAAGAAACAAAGGCTTTGATTCAAAGCCTAAAAGAGGTTTCTCTAAATATTCTTAATCTTAATCCTGAAATTCCTCGCGATGCCCAGGTTGCAATTAGCAATATAGAATCTCCAAGTTTCCTAACTCACTTTTTATCTTCCAATCTATCTATTAGTTTACCCGAAAAGCAGCTATTGCTTGAGACTTTAGATGGAAATGAGCAAGCTCATAAGCTTCTTGAGCATATGCTTAAAGAAGTACAAGTTTTGGAAATCAAAAAAGATATTCAATCTAAGGCAAGTTCAGATATCGATGATCAACAACGTGAATATTATTTACGTCAACAGATCAAAGTATTACAAGAGGAACTAGGAACAGAAAGCCCAGACCAAGAAGTTGAAAAACTTCGAATGAAAGGAGCCAAGAAAAAGTGGAGTAAAGAAGTTAACGAGCACTTCAACAAAGAACTCAACAAAATCATGCGTATGAATAGCATGGCACCTGAGTATGGGGTTTCTATTGGCTACTCCGAACTTTTAGTTGAATTACCTTGGAACGAGTTTTCGAAAGATAACTTCGATTTAAAGAGAGCTAAAAAAGTACTCGACTCAGACCACTTTGGCTTAACCAAGGTTAAAGAACGTATCATTGAGTATTTGGCGGTACTTAAGCTACGTAAGGATATGAATGCACCTATTCTTTGCCTTTATGGCCCTCCTGGTGTAGGTAAAACATCTTTAGGGAAATCAATTGCAAAGGCATTAGGTAGAGAGTATCGAAGAATAGCTCTTGGTGGTATTCACGACGAAGCCGAAATTCGAGGACATAGAAAAACTTACATTGGTGCAATGCCAGGTAAGATTATTCAAAATATTCAAAAAGCAAAAAGCTCTAATCCGGTTTTTGTACTTGATGAAATAGATAAAATCTCTCGCGATATGAGAGGAGATCCATCTAGTGCATTACTTGAGGTTCTTGATCCTGAGCAAAATTTTGCTTTTAAAGACAATTACCTTGAGGTAGAATATGATCTTTCAAAAGTTCTTTTTGTAGCAACTGCGAATTCATTAGACACGATTCAGTCTGCATTGAGAGACAGAATGGAGATTATTGAAATTTCGGGATATACCGTGGAAGAGAAGTATGAAATTGCTAAAAGGCACCTTCTTCCAAAGCAAATGAAAGAGCATGGCTTAACCAAATCAGCATTGAAGCTTTCCAAAGCTGCAATAGTTAGATTGATAGAGGGTTATACTCGAGAGTCTGGTGTGAGAGCTTTGGAACAAAAAATTGGAAGTGTAGTAAGAAAGATTGCTAAGTCAATCGCGATGGAAGAAGAATACAATCCAAACATTGACGAAGCAGCTGTTGAGAAATTACTAGGAATTGCAGTTTTCGACAAAGACCTCTACGAAGGCAATGATATGGCAGGTGTTGTCACTGGCTTAGCTTGGACTCCAGTAGGAGGTGACATTTTATTCATTGAGTCTAATGTAAGTAAAGGTAAAGGAACGCTAACACTCTCAGGACAATTGGGAGATGTGATGAAAGAGTCAGCGATGACAGCATTGTCTTACCTTAAGTCTAATTCAGAAGATCTAGGAATAGACTACAGGACTTTCCAGAACTACGATTTGCATATACACGTGCCTCAAGGTGCTGTTCCAAAGGATGGTCCCTCAGCTGGAATTACAATGCTTACTTCTATGGCGTCTATCTTTACGCAAAGAAAGATCAAGCAAAACCTAGCCATGACTGGCGAAATCACACTTAGAGGCAAAGTATTACCAGTAGGAGGAATAAAAGAGAAAATTCTTGCTGCTAAAAGAGCTGGTATTAAGGATATAATAATGTGCTATCGCAACGAAAAAGATGTGATAGAAATTGGTGAAGAGTACACCAAGGGACTAACCTTCCATTTCGTGAATTTTGTAGAAGAGGTTCTAGAAATTGCCTTACTTAACGAGAAGGTTGCCAAACCAGTCAACTTTACGTTTGAGACTAAAACGGAGAAATAA
- a CDS encoding carboxyl-terminal processing protease, which produces MKKIIILLAFVGVFSASAQETADFAKLTPTETQKKVQQFVTQFLNNYHYKKFKIDDELSSKIFDNYLNDLDRGKNYFVKSEVDSFEKYRYLLDEAILSGDLSAPYEIFNLYRDKYLKRYNYIATRLNEDFDYNTDLIYELEDDETEWKETEGELDAEWNKIVLSQAVNMKLSGSTDSAITSILTKRYERYEKRVAKWRAEDVFQTFMNSFTEVIDPHTNYMIPSNAEQFNIDMSQSLEGIGARLMNENDYVMITDVIPGGPLYKTRQANKNDYILGVAQGDDGEFQDIIGWLTDDAVKLIRGKKGSVVRLQLLAADAPAGSESREVRIVREKIKLEEAVVSSQIIEVQKDKKTYRVGIIDIPMFYRDFASARSGADFQSTTKDAKVFLDQYRDEKVDAVVIDLRNNGGGSLTEAISLTGLFIPDGPVVQRRTGKGKVDQEFDADLDVAYAGPLVVLQNRFSASASEIFAGAIQDYSRGIIVGEQSFGKGTVQQLVDLDQFLLSPRVASSNKQNGNVGFEDKERYGQLKLTTEKFYRITGESTQRKGVIPDIAFPTPFKSEETGESSRESALEYDVVPAANYTKTIAIGDKAMNKVKAKFDQRVKADKDIVEVASEIEKYKILKEKKSYSLNLEERQKEKEGNETNRAAIKKLGKSETGEDRSEDLYLTLAEGVAIDLINSWK; this is translated from the coding sequence ATGAAGAAAATCATAATATTATTAGCATTCGTAGGAGTCTTTAGTGCATCAGCACAAGAAACGGCTGACTTTGCTAAGTTAACTCCAACCGAAACGCAAAAGAAGGTACAACAATTTGTAACTCAATTTTTGAATAATTACCACTACAAGAAGTTCAAAATTGACGACGAATTGTCTTCTAAGATTTTCGACAATTATTTAAATGACCTTGATAGAGGGAAAAACTATTTTGTAAAAAGTGAAGTCGATTCTTTCGAGAAATACAGGTATTTACTAGATGAAGCAATCCTTTCTGGTGATCTATCTGCTCCATATGAGATTTTCAATCTATATAGAGATAAGTATTTAAAACGTTACAATTACATTGCAACTCGTTTAAATGAAGATTTTGACTACAATACAGATCTCATTTATGAGCTAGAAGATGACGAGACCGAATGGAAAGAAACAGAAGGAGAACTTGATGCAGAATGGAATAAAATTGTGTTAAGCCAAGCTGTAAACATGAAGTTAAGTGGCTCTACTGATAGTGCAATTACTTCGATTCTTACAAAGAGATACGAACGTTACGAAAAAAGAGTAGCCAAGTGGAGAGCAGAAGATGTATTCCAAACATTTATGAATTCTTTCACAGAAGTGATAGATCCTCATACAAACTACATGATTCCGAGTAATGCGGAGCAGTTCAATATTGACATGAGCCAATCACTTGAAGGAATAGGTGCGAGGTTAATGAATGAGAATGATTATGTAATGATCACAGATGTAATACCTGGTGGTCCACTATATAAAACAAGGCAAGCGAATAAAAACGACTATATATTAGGAGTTGCTCAGGGAGATGATGGAGAGTTTCAGGACATTATTGGGTGGCTTACGGACGATGCAGTAAAATTGATTAGAGGCAAAAAAGGATCGGTAGTGAGGTTGCAACTTTTAGCTGCAGATGCACCAGCAGGTTCAGAGTCTAGAGAGGTTCGCATAGTTCGTGAAAAGATCAAGCTTGAAGAGGCCGTGGTTTCTTCTCAAATTATAGAAGTCCAAAAAGATAAAAAAACTTACAGGGTTGGAATAATTGATATTCCAATGTTCTATAGAGATTTTGCATCGGCTCGTTCTGGAGCAGATTTCCAGTCTACTACTAAAGATGCGAAAGTATTTCTTGACCAGTATAGAGACGAAAAAGTAGATGCAGTTGTAATTGACTTAAGGAATAACGGAGGTGGATCTCTTACAGAAGCCATATCTCTTACAGGCTTATTTATACCTGATGGCCCAGTTGTTCAAAGAAGAACTGGCAAGGGTAAAGTCGATCAAGAATTTGATGCTGATTTAGATGTAGCTTACGCGGGTCCTTTAGTTGTTTTGCAAAATAGGTTTTCGGCATCTGCTTCTGAGATTTTTGCTGGTGCAATACAAGACTATAGTAGAGGAATCATTGTGGGTGAGCAATCATTTGGAAAAGGTACTGTTCAGCAGTTGGTAGATTTAGATCAATTTTTACTATCTCCTAGGGTTGCTTCTTCAAATAAGCAAAATGGAAACGTTGGCTTTGAAGACAAAGAGAGGTATGGCCAATTAAAACTTACTACAGAGAAGTTTTACAGGATTACGGGTGAAAGTACTCAGCGTAAGGGAGTAATTCCTGATATAGCTTTTCCAACTCCTTTTAAAAGTGAAGAAACTGGAGAAAGCTCTAGAGAAAGTGCTTTGGAATACGATGTTGTTCCTGCTGCCAATTATACCAAAACAATTGCTATAGGAGACAAGGCAATGAATAAAGTGAAGGCCAAGTTCGATCAGCGAGTTAAGGCTGATAAGGATATCGTGGAAGTTGCTAGCGAAATTGAGAAATATAAAATCTTGAAAGAGAAAAAGTCTTATTCGCTTAACTTAGAAGAGCGTCAAAAGGAAAAAGAAGGAAATGAGACTAACCGTGCGGCTATTAAGAAATTGGGAAAAAGCGAAACTGGTGAAGATAGATCAGAGGATCTTTACCTTACATTGGCCGAAGGTGTAGCAATAGACTTAATCAATTCTTGGAAATAA